Sequence from the Nerophis ophidion isolate RoL-2023_Sa unplaced genomic scaffold, RoL_Noph_v1.0 HiC_scaffold_30, whole genome shotgun sequence genome:
taccattagaaatacaaatatgtaatatttccatATTCCAAACTATctcatctataaatgtagaagcatattaaaaaagattgttacacaaacaataacatgttatatgtgatgatgttgttagaaagtcaaaatgaaagtctggacagtttatttcaaatcctgcagtttcatttgctgctgctgttctcaccagcacacttgtgtttcttacactggtacttagaagacaatctttcaccacacacactgcaactcaacactttctctcctgggtgtcttctcatgtgtgctacaaggcttgatcgttcaccaaagcttctgttgcagattgaacaggaatgtgatttttcaccagtgtgtgttctcatgtgtactttcacatcttgactttgtgtaaaacctttaccacaggttgaacaggaaaaagccttttcaccagtgtgtgttctcatgtgtcttttcaaactttgactttgtgtaaaacttttaccacaggttgaacaagaaaaaggtttttcaccagtgtgtgttctcatgtgtcttttcaaatcctgactttgtgcaaaacctttaccacatattgaacaagaaaaagtttttttaccactgtgtgttctcatgtgtgctacaagggttgGTTGGtcaccaaagcttctgttgcagattgaacaggaatgtgatttatcacaagtgtgtgttctcttgtgtgctttcaaattctgactttgtgtaaaacctttaccacaggttgaacaggaaaaagctttttcaccagtgtgtgttctcatgtgtactttcaaatcctgactttgtgcaaaacctttaccacagattgaacaggaaaaaggtttttctccagtgtgtgttctccagTGTTttttcaaatcctgactttgtgcaaaacttttaccacagattgaacaagaaaatgttttttctccagtgtgtgttctcatgtggactttcaaattgtgactttgtgtaaaacctttactacagagtgaacaagaaaaaggtttttctccagtgtgtgttctcatgtgtcttttcagacgacaatggtattgaaaggttttgtgacagtgagaacatgtgaagtgagtgttgtcagtgtgacatgtcttatcatctttagagtcttcatcatcagtgtcaggagagtgtgacgttgtgtcctcactatctgatagtggagctaagagcttgtctgcttgtgatcctccacagtggtctccatcagcttctgttgtcatgtgttgtgttgagctgctgcttggaggctccccccctcccctctcctcactttcacctttcacctcatcatcttcactcttcacagggacaccagtcactgggaactcctccaaccatttaggctgactgatgccctcttcctcctcttcctctttaatgtgcggcggctcttggtcctcttcttcctctttaaagtaaggGTTCAgtgggttctcttgctccttaaagggaggggtcagtggatcatcctcttcctttttgatgtgtaagatcagtgggtcctccgcttgccctttaatgtgaagggtcagtttaacattatgggtctgtggcgtctcgtcttcctctttaatgtgggggggatgtggctcctctcctccctctttgatgtgttgggaatgtggtacctcttcttccttgTGTATGTGGGGGTACTGTGGTTCCACCTCCTGCTCATGAGGTAGATGTTCTTCATtgaggtctgcgggacaggacaaaacaaacattcttcagaaaagtccagctttgctcagtcacatgagacattgtcctgcaccaacatatgatctcacaatctcatcattttcccctcacagcagtcagggtacttccagctgacacatgaagaagaccttcaggggaatgccttcccaggccaacgtccaatccaccttattcatataaaaacatcctaaaagtcattcctgcaatccttaatggtagacgccatacgtgaaagtgtgctgttgtccctctgaataagtcatacacacacaggaaataatgtaccacatgccagcctccacgcagtagtactagtaaagagctccccctgctggtggacaataattactgcCATTTTCACATTTATCTTTAGAGACACGTCTGCTCTAAAAATAGCATGAGcatagtcaacatccatccatccattgtctactgcttgtcccattcggggtcacgcatgttggccaaaaaagatgacatctgttttgctttcatttagataatgtcgccacagttaaactgggaagaagtaatcagattactgactactccttcaaaagataacttgtttaccttattaataatagtaatattgaattaatttagtgtgtttctagacactcaaattgcgttagagtgagaactgagaagacatcattcatgcagtccacacattcaatgtggtaagctacatttaattattataataatattaactagatgaagcaattcctgaaagaattctgtgtgaattctccaatgctgaagttgaactgaaaggttgacagaatgtagtatgaatgtaagaatagtttgaatgttgaagactttgaacttcgggaaaaccgggattttttttaagttcttaaaccaacatgcttttttgtcctgactcagaggaatgttttgacagtggaacggttgaaatgggttgaacaatgtgaaaggagtcatcgcactaaagaaggttggaaataaggttagaaaaaaacgggaattcctgtaaatttgttgaatgtggaaaactggttgtttgaatttccaggatgaattgaatgtgttgaaggtagaatggtttgaaagatgtgggaattgtggaaatttgaaacaTGGATAAttcgttttgaatggggaaaatgtccctaaaaaccgggaattccagaaaatccaggaatttcttttaataagtgttgaaagggagcacacaattcctgaacacactgaatattttgaagttggaacggtttgaatcagatgaaaaatgtgggagttctggaacttttattttattcctttcaatgggaatttcatggaaattttggagaatttcggggaaagcaggaattttttgggacatgctaaaaaatgtgaatgttctgaatgagttgaaatggttggtgttggaatttttcaaatcggtttagaaatgttgaagtcgtaacatttttaattgagaaatggttttatggAATTTCTTTAATTTCGGGAACACTGgaaatttttccaattcaaaaacagctttgttttctgtcctgattaaaaggattgatttgacggtggaacggttaaggtgggttgaaaaatgttgtaatttcaatttccagaattagtggaatatgttgaattgtttgaatcggttgaaaaatgtgtaaatggtgtcATTTTGAAAAAAAGCTCATTCATTttagagaggacctcccattggctccattgcaagtggacttttatttacatttatgagtaagaattagggctgggcgatatatggaatatactccatatatcgagacaaccgtaatatgtcaagtatgtaaggctgggcgatacgactaaaaaatgtatcacgatataactgtttcatatcagtcgatattgataattattgatataaaaaaaacccaactgttttaaataaagaccaggagaaaaaaggctgaaattaaatacttttattttaaatttaaccttTAACCTTTCAAACGATGTCAGCAttataaatgaaaatactggtcgatgtgcaaaatattgacattaaacAAATGCTTAATCTAACAAAATGTGCAAAGTATTGTAATTAAGAAATTAGTAGTGTACAACTCAGGCTTTGAAGCCATATTGGTAACgatatatgcaaataaataacagTCAAATTAAGCAAGCAGAAACAAACATGTCTAACAGAATATTATAAACATCGGAATAAACTTGCGTCTGAACATCTGTGACAAAACAAACCTTTTACCCTCTTCAGTCATTTATGGAATAATCAAACCAACTtcagcatataaaaaaaataactcaagCAACTACTCAACCATCGCTtcactttttatttacaatttcctctcgtgctgccgTACTCATATTCCCATTTCGTTTCACTCCTCGTGGTCAGCTAgacgttgttgctttttttaatttcctgttagcatttcccagaatgccttgcggttcaggctcAGCCGTGATAGGTCGAGAAGCCAAAGCCCTTCCTCTGCCTACACCTCCCAAAGTGCCGTGCGGTTCCAGCTGGGCCTTACTTCctattttttttctaacagaactcaatgaaattatcgaacgttctatcaaccccattttctattgatagtgatcacatgtctatcgcgatatatattgttattgttttatcgcccagccctacaagtatgtggcaaaagtgttgctacaaaaagtag
This genomic interval carries:
- the LOC133546465 gene encoding gastrula zinc finger protein XlCGF57.1-like isoform X2, encoding MCERTIAKYEEELCCVKMCERTIAEYKEELSRTKEENERLRQLLEAVFKKPQVVLHRTDLNEEHLPHEQEVEPQYPHIHKEEEVPHSQHIKEGGEEPHPPHIKEEDETPQTHNVKLTLHIKGQAEDPLILHIKKEEDDPLTPPFKEQENPLNPYFKEEEEDQEPPHIKEEEEEEGISQPKWLEEFPVTGVPVKSEDDEVKGESEERGGGEPPSSSSTQHMTTEADGDHCGGSQADKLLAPLSDSEDTTSHSPDTDDEDSKDDKTCHTDNTHFTCSHCHKTFQYHCRLKRHMRTHTGEKPFSCSLCSKGFTQSHNLKVHMRTHTGEKTFSCSICGKSFAQSQDLKKHWRTHTGEKPFSCSICGKGFAQSQDLKVHMRTHTGEKAFSCSTCGKGFTQSQNLKAHKRTHTCDKSHSCSICNRSFGDQPTLVAHMRTHSGKKTFSCSICGKGFAQSQDLKRHMRTHTGEKPFSCSTCGKSFTQSQSLKRHMRTHTGEKAFSCSTCGKGFTQSQDVKVHMRTHTGEKSHSCSICNRSFGERSSLVAHMRRHPGEKVLSCSVCGERLSSKYQCKKHKCAGENSSSK
- the LOC133546465 gene encoding zinc finger protein ZFP2-like isoform X1, translated to MCERTIAKYEEELCCVKMCERTIAEYKEELSRTKEENERLRQLLEAVFKKPQVVLHRTDVQQPPHIKKEEEDPQPPHMKEEEEEVWISQEGECPVGQEEADVSKFPLTVVSVKTEEHEDKPPESSQLHHSPNLNEEHLPHEQEVEPQYPHIHKEEEVPHSQHIKEGGEEPHPPHIKEEDETPQTHNVKLTLHIKGQAEDPLILHIKKEEDDPLTPPFKEQENPLNPYFKEEEEDQEPPHIKEEEEEEGISQPKWLEEFPVTGVPVKSEDDEVKGESEERGGGEPPSSSSTQHMTTEADGDHCGGSQADKLLAPLSDSEDTTSHSPDTDDEDSKDDKTCHTDNTHFTCSHCHKTFQYHCRLKRHMRTHTGEKPFSCSLCSKGFTQSHNLKVHMRTHTGEKTFSCSICGKSFAQSQDLKKHWRTHTGEKPFSCSICGKGFAQSQDLKVHMRTHTGEKAFSCSTCGKGFTQSQNLKAHKRTHTCDKSHSCSICNRSFGDQPTLVAHMRTHSGKKTFSCSICGKGFAQSQDLKRHMRTHTGEKPFSCSTCGKSFTQSQSLKRHMRTHTGEKAFSCSTCGKGFTQSQDVKVHMRTHTGEKSHSCSICNRSFGERSSLVAHMRRHPGEKVLSCSVCGERLSSKYQCKKHKCAGENSSSK
- the LOC133546465 gene encoding gastrula zinc finger protein XlCGF57.1-like isoform X3, whose translation is MKEEEEEVWISQEGECPVGQEEADVSKFPLTVVSVKTEEHEDKPPESSQLHHSPNLNEEHLPHEQEVEPQYPHIHKEEEVPHSQHIKEGGEEPHPPHIKEEDETPQTHNVKLTLHIKGQAEDPLILHIKKEEDDPLTPPFKEQENPLNPYFKEEEEDQEPPHIKEEEEEEGISQPKWLEEFPVTGVPVKSEDDEVKGESEERGGGEPPSSSSTQHMTTEADGDHCGGSQADKLLAPLSDSEDTTSHSPDTDDEDSKDDKTCHTDNTHFTCSHCHKTFQYHCRLKRHMRTHTGEKPFSCSLCSKGFTQSHNLKVHMRTHTGEKTFSCSICGKSFAQSQDLKKHWRTHTGEKPFSCSICGKGFAQSQDLKVHMRTHTGEKAFSCSTCGKGFTQSQNLKAHKRTHTCDKSHSCSICNRSFGDQPTLVAHMRTHSGKKTFSCSICGKGFAQSQDLKRHMRTHTGEKPFSCSTCGKSFTQSQSLKRHMRTHTGEKAFSCSTCGKGFTQSQDVKVHMRTHTGEKSHSCSICNRSFGERSSLVAHMRRHPGEKVLSCSVCGERLSSKYQCKKHKCAGENSSSK